Part of the Candidatus Binatia bacterium genome, TCGGCATAGCCTCCGATCGGCACCGCGGCGAGCACGCGGTCGCCGGGGGCGAAGCCGCTGACTCCTGCTCCCACCTCGCGCACGACGCCCGCCACCTCGCCGCCCGGGACGAAGGGAAAGGGCGGCTTCACCTGGTAGCGGCCCTGTACGAGCAGGATGTCGAAGAAGTTGCAGCCCGCGGCGCGCACCTCGACGCCGAGCTGGCCGGGGCCCACGACGGGTTCGGGCAGCTCGGACACCGTGAGCTCGGCCGGCTCCATCCAGCGGTCCACCACGATCGCGCGCACGTCCGCCCTCCTCGGCGATCCCCGATGCTAGCGCCGGGCCCGGGCGGG contains:
- a CDS encoding alcohol dehydrogenase catalytic domain-containing protein, whose product is MRAIVVDRWMEPAELTVSELPEPVVGPGQLGVEVRAAGCNFFDILLVQGRYQVKPPFPFVPGGEVAGVVREVGAGVSGFAPGDRVLAAVPIGGYAERIAMPAAFAHRMPEGMSFAEGAAFPIVYPTSYAGLVL